The DNA segment CCATCAGCTTAGTTCATTTCCCCTCATTTAAATAATATGCCAATAAGTTTTGAGACCCTAAAGTTCCTACAGGCTTCCTTTTTGCTGTTAGCTTTATTCCTCCAAGGATAAAACTCATCAGCAAGCTCTCTTTACTTCAACAAGTAGTTGTTTCCCCAAGGAGGACACTGAAATGTAGTAATTATATTCTGACTTTAATTTAGACTCAACATGGCAATGTTATCCTCTGGGATACTCTTTGTCTTttgtaaaattataatttataccAAACACTCAAGAGCTACAGGAAAATGTTCATCAGTATATCTCAGCTGACAAGGCTTCTGACTGCCACCATGGAACTCCCTGTCTCGTAGAGACCCCACTTATTACGCTGTCTCCTATGCCTTCTGTAGAGAAATGAAGGAACTCTGTCACTCCTTGAAGTTGAAGGTATCTGTATTTACCATCTAAGGGGCCATGACTAAGCAGGAGGAGAATTTGCCCTCTGTagtatgagtgtatgtgtttgATCATGAATGCATATTGTGCCCTACTGTCTCTAGGATCTACTTCTCCAGACCATGCACAGTTATTTATCATGAATAGAGTTTCTATCTAAAGTTTAAGAAGATATCATAATAGCTCCATGTAGAATAATTTATCTCAAACTCAGATAATACCTAATTCAGAAGAAGAGGGATCCATAGTTTGTTTCTAACCTCCAGCATCTTCCTATGTTTCTTCCACATTTTCATCAAATCTCTGTGTATCCATCTCCACTGGCACTCATGTGTATGCAGTGAGTACATTGTATCTAAACTGCAGCAACAATCCCCTGTTCAGCTCCCTGATACCTGGTTTTGCTGTATCCCCACTTTACTCACTACACAGTATAATGTTTAAAGTTTTCTGCCAGTTCTTTACTCAGATCTTTCCTTGCATGTAATAATGCTTTGAATGGAGAATTGGAACTTTTTATTGTAGCATAAATGGCCTTAAAAACCTTTATCTTCAGTAATATTCAACTCTATAGATTTTACTAGAGTGACCATGGTTTGATTTACCTCTATTCCTCAATGCCTGAGTCCTGCCTTCtccaaacattcaaatatcatGATTCCATTCACAAAACATGTAATAGCCTTTCTCACCTTCTGCAGTCTCTTGTGTTTGGCTGTCTATAAAAATCATGAATATATACAATGCTATAATTCAACTTCTTGGAAttgatcatctatctatctatctatctatctatctatctatctatctatctatctactatgtAAAATGGTATTGGTAATGCTGTTTTCTTGCACTATTGGAAAtagtaaaaaattataaaattctgtGCCCCCAAATAGCTAAGtattatttcattataaaattgATTTGTGTAAACATAGTGATGGATGATATAACTGAATGAATAATTAATCTGTGGTAACAAAATCACATTACAATGTTTAAGGTGGTAGACTGAACAATGTAGAGATTTTTCAAGACAATTTCAACAAAGATGATAAAATTGGGATAGTAATGCAAACTTTAATTACTCCTTCTacgtgggaagtagccttcaatgcatgggcacaggagaccactttcgaAATAAGACAATAAGAGCAGCAATAAATaactgggacctcctgaaactgagaaacttctgtaaagcaaaggacagtcattaagacaaaaaggcagtctactgaaggggaaaaatctttaccaaccccacatcagacaaaggtctgatctccaaaatatataaagaaccccaaaaattagacattaaaattctaaataacccaactAAAAtatggtgtactgaactaaacagagaattctcaacaggagaatttcaaatggccaaaagatacttaagggcatgttcaactttcttatctatcagggaagtgcaaatcaaaacaactctgagataccatcttacacctatcagaatggctaagattaaaaacacaaatgatagcttatcctggagaggatggagtaaggagaacactcatccattgctggtgagaatgcaaacttgtgcaaccactttgggaatcagtgtggcagtttctcagaaaactggaaatcaacctatctcaggatccagcaataccactgttgggaatatactcaaaagatgctcaatcatactacgaaagcatttcttcaactctgttcatagcagcattatttgtaatagccagaacctggaaacaacctagatgcccttcaatggaagaatggataaagaaagtgtggaatatatacacattagagtactactcagtggtaaaaaaacaatgacattgtgaattttgcatgtaaatggatggaattagaaaacactatcctgagtagggtaactcagacacaaaaaaagaatatggtatgtactcacttataggtggatattgtccataaacaaaaaacattgagcctatagtttatgatcctagagaagctttttaataaggtgaacccaaagaaaacatatatagacccacctggagattggaaacagacaagatcatcAAACAAAATTTGGGAGTATGGAGGCATGGagtagaagaaaggggagagggggaaggttGAGAAGAACTTGAAGGAATAGGATAGACaagatggagaaagaacagatatgacagcaaggaaagagatatcctgattgagggagccattatggggttagcaagcaACCTGGTTCTagaaaaatttccaggaatctacaagaatgacactagctaagaccctaagcaatagagtgtgtctgaactggccttgtccagtagtcagactgatgattacctcaaatatcaccatagaatcttcctcCAACAACAAATGGAattagatgcagagacccatattggaacactggactgagctcccaaggtccaattgaagagtggaaggagtgagagtatgagcaaggaagtcaagatcatgaggggttcatccactgagacagtttgcctgagctaatgggagctcaccaactccaactggactgggagtgaacaagcataggaacaaactagtttctctgaatgtggttgacagttggggcagactgagaggccactgatagtgacactgggatttgtacactgcatgtactggcttctgaGGGTCCTATTCTCTTTGGGTGTATACCTTGCCTAATCTAGatgtagtaaggagggccttggactttccagaggGCAAGGTGCATTGCCCTCTCTTGGGATTGGAGGGGATGGTGTGGGATGGTGGGTGGAGGGTGTgagaggggactgggaggaggggagggagtagaaatTTGGattcttatattttaagtaataaaattaaaaaaataaaatgatgaaaaaattTTATATGGAGAATAATAATAAACTCACAAAGCCAATGATCTGTTGTCCAAGTGCACTACTGCTGTCCAGTGCATAATTTCCAGTTTTATGATACCACTGATACTACCATTTAATCTTTCATCATTAGTTGGCAGCCTTTGACTTGATCTCACTGGGTTAGCAGCTGAACCTAGAAGCCTCCCCAACTGTAAGCAGCCATTGTTCTGGCTGAGGACCACAGATTCAGACACGTGGTCTATTagtttcagtgtggtcagatttatattgtgGTCTTATCCAtttggccttgagttttgtgcatggagatagagatggctctattttcattcttatacaggttgacatccagttttgccagaaccatttgttgaagatgctttcttttttccattgtatacttttaacttctttgtcaaaaatcaggtgttcataggtatgcgaattaatgtctgggtcttcaattatattccattggtcaacgtctctttttatgccaataccaagctgttttcactactgtagctatgtaatagagcttgatgtgaGGTATGGTAAGCCTCTGGCAGTTCCtgtattgtacaggattgttttggctatcctgggtttttgtttttccatataaatttgattattattctttcaaggtttttgaaaaattgtgttgagattttgatgaggattgcactgaatctatagattgcttttggtagaattgtcatttttagtatgttgatcctacctatccaagaacatgggagatctttccattttctggtatcttcttcaatttttttcttcaaagacttaatgttcttgtcaaataggtttTTCACTTCCTTAGTGTCactccaagatactttatgctattgtGGCTATCATGataggtgatgtttctctgatttcctcctcagcttctttatcctttgtgtataggagggctattgatttttttttgagttgatcttgtaacctgccacatcactgaaggtatttatcagctgtaggagttctctgatagagtttttggggtcacttatgtacactattatatcatctgcaaataatgaaattttgacttcttcctttccaatttgaatccccttgatctccttatgttttcttattgccattgctaaaacttcaattgttatgttgaagagatatggagagagtggacaaccttgtctttttcctgattttagtgtaattgctttgagtttctctccatttaatttgatattagctgtctacttgctgtatattacttttattatatttagatatgatctttgtatccctagtctctccaagacctttaccatgaaggtgtattgaattttgtcaaatgattttcagcatctaatataatgatcatatggtttttttcttttagtttatttatatgatggattacattgataggtatttgtatgttgaaccagccctgcatctctgggatgaagcccacttgatcatgatggatgatttttttgatgtgttcttggattctgtttgccaatattttattgagaatttttgcattgatgttcatgagtgagattggtccataattctctttcttggttgagtgtgtggttttggtatcaggatgactgtagcttcataataAGAGTTTGGCTAtaacccttctgtttctattatttggaacactttgaggagcaTAAGtgttagctcttcttgaaagttctggtagaattctgtactaaaaCAATCCGGCCTTGGGCTTTTATTGTTGGGAGGTTTTGATGACAGCTTTTATCTCCTCGTAGATTATAGGTCTTTTTAAATTGCATACCTTGTCTTGAttcaattttggtatatggtatctatctaaaaaaagtgttcatttcttttacattttccaattttgtggagtacaggtttttgtagtaggacctaatgattctctaaatttcctcagtgtctgtagttatgtcccccttttcatttctgattttgttaatttggatgttctctctcttccttttcattggtttggataagggtttgtcaatcttcttgattttctcaaagaacgagctctttgtttcattgattctttgtattgtttctgtgtttctattttattgatttcatttcttaatttgattatttccagtcttttactACTCCTGGTTGAGTCTGGctctttttttctagaactttcaggtgtgctgttaggtTGCTAAtttgagctttctccattttctttatgtgggcacttagtgctatgaactctcctcttagcactgctttcatagtgtcccataggtttgcaTATGTTGTGCTTTCCTTCTCATTGAattaaaggaagattttaatttctttctttatttcttccacaaCCCAGGGGCGATTCAGTAGTTGACTATtaagttttcatgagtttgtaggctttctggacattgtattgttgttgaattttttaCTCCATGGTTATCCTAAGACAAATtgggttactccatttttttttgtatctgtgatgtttgctttgtttatttatgtgatcTATTTTAGATAATATTCCATGAGGTGCTTACAAGAaggtatatatttttttgtttgagtGGAATGTTCTTTATGTCTGTTAATACAAATTGAtttattacatctgttagttttcttatttctcttttaaatttttgttttacctGCCCATtgttgagagaggagtgttgaaatctcctactgtAATGTGTGGGGTTTCatgtgcaatttaagttttagtatgtttcttttacatatgtgggtgctcgtgctcttatatttggggcatataTATTCAGGATAGACCTTAattttgatgaattgttcctgttattagtataaaatgtccttctccatatcttctgattgattttagcttgaaatcgattttgttaggtattaggataactatacccacttgtttcttaggttcatttgattgaaaATGGCACTCTGGCTGGTCtcctagagctagttccaggactgactcaactagagagaaaccctgtcacaaacaaacaaacaaaagaataaagtatTACATAAATCAAAAGTTGCATACATAGATGGaggaatagatggatagatagacggacagacagacctacaccccatcttctgtcttctaaaggtaccaggctctctcacaagGGTCACAGAGGAAGGTGGGCAGGCAGAAAttcaggcagtgtatgtgtgtgatatcaagcaagcctgtatgtgatatatagggtatgataggataatatcactattaaattggggtaggtctcaggagcacaagaacccaaatcttaaggtgtgtttcttgtaaacagcagaatgctggatcctgtttttgtatccattcttttagcctgtgcccttttattgagaccattgatattaagcaatattgatcagtggttgttaactctggttatgtTTTGGTAgtattgtttgtgtgttttccttttttgggttatgctggtggggggttatcagatgtctgtgttattgtgggtgttgttggcttcttGGATCAAGGTTTTCCttgtactttctgtaaggctgggttttgtggatacatatttttaaaatctggttttgtcatggaatatcttgtttctcCATCTATAGTGAATGAAAGTTTTGCTCgctatagtagtctgggcttgtattcATGGCCTATTAGTATCTGCACCACATCTATCctagaccttctggctttcatggtttccattgagaagtcaggtttacctttatatgttacttgacctttttcctttgcaactctcaatattcattctttattctctgttttgtgttttgattattatatggcaaagggattttttttatccagtctatttggtattctttaagtttcttcttcctttatggggatatccttctttatgttgggaaagttttcttctataattttgttgaatatattttctgtgcatttaagctggagtttttctccttctacctatgttttaagaatttgttggatttaatgttttattttaccaatgagtctatttcctctataataTCACCAgcatctgaaattctttcttctatctcttgtattctgttggttatacttgtctctgtagtttatttacccagatttttcccttttcaaaattcccttggtttgtgttttctttatttcctctatttcagTATTCAAGTTTTGaaatgtttcctttacctgtttgattaccttttcttggttttcttaggtttctttgagggatttattaatttcttccagctatttgtttgtcttctctttcatttctttaaggttttttttcacttcttctttaaaggtgtcatcattttcttaaagttatgcttaaagttattttcttctacttcttctgggatAGGATGATCAAGTCTGCCTGTTGTACatccactgggttctggtgttaccatgttgctttttaggatgttggaattcttgcattggcacctacccaacTCTTCTTTCAACAGTGGTGAGCAGTGTCTTggcgtcttggtccaatctttgctgtggctgtctcttaggtcccctcagtattggagcatgCTGTGTAGCAAGGCTCCTTGGAGCTCTCAGGGAACAAATGGGGTTGGGGGCATGGTGGGTTGAGGTATAGCAAgaaaactccctgctggctggctagaatagctgagggagttggggaggggccCCTAGTTTTTCTCCCACAGAGAGGTCCCAGAGAGTGGGGCATCCAGCTATCCGGCCTTTGGCTGTTGCTGACTCACGTCTTAGGTCCATTGAGTATTGGAGACTTTCTCAACTTTCACACACAAAGGTATtcagattgattttatttatggAACAGGGAtatgtgctttaataaataactTAGTATGTATTGTTTACTATTTTTTGATTGTTCACTTAAGTATTTCCAATTTCAACTGATAAAGAAGAgaacaataataaatgaaatgatagaaattcaataaaagaaaatgtcattcaAGAGTTATTAGCAAAAGAAATCTGTATTAAGACCAATGATAATGGAGAATGATATTGAATTGCAATAGACAGGGATAAGTGCTTCCTTGACAGATTCCAGAGAAGTTAGATATTTCCTGTGACcatataaaacatgaaaatgaaaaattaggtTTGATTGAACACACAAGAAAACTTGAAAGACAGAATTTTTATACATATTCCATGAGAACTTCtttagaaagagagacagacaactGGAGATGTTGGAATGGGGATGATGTTAAGGGCATATAGAAGATGTTATCTGATATTTCATGTTATTGACATAGATCTGTGCCCTTAAGTTTCACAGTCATATATTATAGCTGTTCAGCTGCTCCTGGGTTCTTCCAATTTCAATACAGCCCCAGATATAGAACATTAGTCTATATGCTACTAGAGCTGTAAAGAGAGTCAAGAACCTAGAAAACTATTATACATTATTGACTAGCTTTGTTATTAATTGATGAGTGAttagatttttctcttcattccttAACTCAGAATTCCATTATGGATTCCTAGACATCCCAAtgcttatcttttcttttatgaCAATTGTTATGGTATTTCCAAGTTCTTCAAAAGATGTTGAACTGGTTTCTAAGTGACAAACCTCCCACTAGTGTTCAAAAGTTTGAGATTCTCAGATAAAGCATATACACTAATTAAAAACATTGCTTTCATTATGCCTTGATGACCATGTTCCCAATTCTCACACCTGTGTCTTATTTCCATCAGAAAATGAAGAGCACAAGGAATCAGAGCAGCACATCTCAGTTCATCCTCCTGGGGCTGCCCATCAAGTCAGAAGATCAAGACATGTACTCTGCCCTGTTCCTGGCCATGTACCTGACCACAGTGCTGGGGAACCTGCTCATCATCCTGCTCATCAGGCTGGACTCTCACctccacacccccatgtacttcttcctcagccaCTTGGCCTTCACAGACATCTCTTTCTCGTCAGTCACAGTTCCAAAGATGCTCATGAATATGCtgacacacagtcagtccatctcATATGCTGGGTGCATTTCCCAGGCATATTTTTTCCTGATGTTTGGGGGTATTGACAActtccttctgacctccatggcctATGACAGGtatgtggccatctgccaccCCCTCCACTATAACAGAATCATTAGTCAGAGTGTCTGTATCTTACTGATCTTTGCATCCTGGTTCTTATCCTTTTCTGGTGCTCTTGTTCACACCATCCTTCTAGCTCGTCTCTCTTTCTTTAGAGGTAACACTCTCCACCACTTCTTCTGTGATCTCTCTGCTTTGATTAAGCTGTCCAGTTCAGACACCTCTATCAATGAGCTGGTCATCCTCATTGTGGGATCACTGGTCATTACTGTGCCATTCATATGTATCATGGTCTCTTATGGTCGCATTGGAGCCACCATCCTGAGAAGACCCTCCCTCAAGGGAATCTACAAAGCCTTGTCCACGTGTGGCTCTCATCTCTCTGTGGTTTCTCTCTATTATGGAGCCATTATTGGGCTATATTTTGTCCCCTCATCTAACAACACTAATGACAAGGATGTCATTGTTGCTGTGATGTACACTGTAGTCACACCCATGCTGAATCCCTTTATCTACAGTCTGAGGAATCAGGACATGAAAGGAGCACTGAGAAATATCCTAAGCAGGAGAGTTTGTTTACAGTGAAAAGCTTGGTCTTCCCTCTTTTTGGATCTGAGAACTTCTCAGTCCCACACATGATTTGGTGCTTTCTGGTGAGTCTTCAAGTTGCACCTTTTCAGCCTATGTTTCACTTCAGCCAcaccttttgtttctctttgttttgttcattttgggggaaattattttgttttttatttttgtttttgcaaacACTCCtgggatattttcctttttacattGTGTCCTAACTTTAGGAACCATGCCAGTTATTCACCTTTTATCATTATCTAATTTAATGCCCctctttatgaaatatttttcctttctcaagaaaacagaaacatttctcCTGCCTAtgcattgtttcattttattttaaatatttgtttgttttgttttggtttttttgagacaggatttctgtgtagctttggagcctgtcctggaactagctcttgtattccaggatggcctcaaacttacagagatctgcatgcctctgcctcccaagtgctgggattaaaggcatgcaccaacaccaccagttcatttccttttaaaatttaaaataca comes from the Microtus pennsylvanicus isolate mMicPen1 chromosome 9, mMicPen1.hap1, whole genome shotgun sequence genome and includes:
- the LOC142856827 gene encoding olfactory receptor 1J21-like → MKSTRNQSSTSQFILLGLPIKSEDQDMYSALFLAMYLTTVLGNLLIILLIRLDSHLHTPMYFFLSHLAFTDISFSSVTVPKMLMNMLTHSQSISYAGCISQAYFFLMFGGIDNFLLTSMAYDRYVAICHPLHYNRIISQSVCILLIFASWFLSFSGALVHTILLARLSFFRGNTLHHFFCDLSALIKLSSSDTSINELVILIVGSLVITVPFICIMVSYGRIGATILRRPSLKGIYKALSTCGSHLSVVSLYYGAIIGLYFVPSSNNTNDKDVIVAVMYTVVTPMLNPFIYSLRNQDMKGALRNILSRRVCLQ